The Bacillota bacterium DNA segment GAGGCCGCGAGACGCCCATCTCGTTCACCACGGCACCTCCGGATGAACCTCGCATTCTCACGGATGCCCTGGTCAGCGATGTCCTCGCCGTCCCTGTCGGAGACCTCGTACGAAAGGCAGGCTCTTATGCCCGCCTCTTCGACGGCTCGCGCTACCTCGTCGAGGATGCCTGGAACCGCCATGGGGCTCGCGTGGTGGTCCAGGATGGTCGTAGTGCCGCAGCGAACGCAGTCCATGAGAGGAACAAGCGCGCTCACGTACACATCCTCCGGTCCTAGGGCCTTGTCCAGCCTCCACCACAAGCGTTCCAGGATCTGCATGAAAGTGCGCGGCGGTGCGTCCTTCAGCGCCATACCCCGCGCGAACGTGCTGTACAGGTGCATGTGGCCGTTTATCATGCCGGGCATGATCACCCTGCCTCCGGCGTCCACAAACTCGCAGCCCGGATAGTGTTCCCGTATCTCGCTCGTCACTCCCACCTCGCGGATGACGCCGTCCTCGATGGCGATCGCCCCGTCGTCGAGGACCCGTCCTCCGCTGTCAAGGGTGATCAGAAAGCCTCCTCCGATCACGATCATCGCAGCCCCTCCTCGTGCCGCCTTCAGCTCTCGTGCCCTTCCCCGGTTCCCCGGAGCTTCCCGAGACCCGTCAGACGACGTCGCGCTACTTGTGTCTATGCTCGTCAGAAGATCCCCCGAGGTCTTCGGTGACTGCGGGCCCAGATGACTCGAGACGCGAGCGGTCGAAACGCTCTTGGCTCATCCGTCTTGCCGCGTCCTCGATTGCAGAGATTATCTGATGATACCCCGTGCACCGGCAGAGGTTTCCCGAGATCGCGCGGGCGATCTCCTCCCTAGTGGGATGGGGATTCTCGCGGATGAGTGCCGCGGCGGACATGAGCATGCCGGGTGTGCAGAACCCGCACTGCACCGCGGTGTGTTCGATGAACGCCTCCTGCAAGGGATGGAGCCTCCCGTCCTTCGCGAGTCCCTCCACCGTCTCGACCTCTCGCCCTTCCGCCTGCATCGCCGGAACGAGGCAGGAGTTCACCGCCCTTCCGTCCAGAAGCACTGTGCACGCTCCGCATTCTCCGATGCCGCACCCTTCCTTGGCGCCCGTGAGCCTAAGACCCTCCCGCAGAACGTCGATGAGCCTGTCGCCAGCCGAGACCTCGACTTCGACCATGTTGCCGTTGACCTTGAATGACATCGTGGCTTTGGCTCCCGGCTCGAGCTGCTTCATTCCGCGTCCACCCCCAAAGCCTTCCACAGCGCCCGCCTGGTGATCGCCTCAAAGGCTGGCTCTTTGTATTCCGTGGACCAGCGCACACCGGTTCTCCTCACCATCTCCTCGGCCGCCTCCCGCGCCGCCGCGGCCACAACTCGCTCGTCGGGGAGCCTATCGAGAAGGATCGCCTCGGCTGAGGGCAGCCGCGCCGGCATGGGAAGGCATGCCCCCGGGGCTATCGCCGCCCTCTCCACACGCCCGGCGCGGTCGCGCTCGATGACCGCTGCGCAGCTCATGCGAGCGATGGCCAACGCCTCCCGCCTCCCCAGCTTCACGAAGGCGCACCCACAGGCCGGAGGGAGCGCGTCGAAATACACCTCCGTCAGTATCTCTCCCGGCAGCGCACGATTCTCATAGGGCTCGCCGAACAGGTCGGTGATTGGGATGTCGCGCGTACCGCTGACATCGGAAAGCCTCGCCCTGGCCGAGAGGGCCACGAGGGCTGGTATCGTGTCCGCGGCAGGCGAGGCGTTCATGACGTTCCCGCCGATCGTGCCTCGCGCGCGAATCTGCGGCGATCCCACGCTGGCGCATGCTTCGGCGAGAAGGGGAGCGCCCTTCTGAATGATGGGACTCCGTGCGATCTCTACATGTGTCGTGAGCGCCCCGATCCTGATGACGCCGCAGTCGCTCGTTACGCCTGAAAGCCCGGGGATTCTCGAGATGTCGACCAGCCAGTGCGGATCATCGTCCGGTCCACGCCAGCCACGCCGCCTCAGCCGGACGAGTACGTCGGTGCCCCCTGCGACGACCTCGGCTCGCCCCGCGTGCTCTCGCAGGAACGCGCTGGCTTCCGTCAAGGTATCCGGCACCGCGTAACCCAATCGCGCGGTTGTCATCTTCTTTCACTTCCTCTTTCTCCCCGGCCAGACTTGAGCGACCGACCCAGGAGGACTCTCTCGAGGTCCAACGGAAGCTCGCGGATCCTCCTCCCGCTTGCGTGGTAGACCGCGTTCGCTATGGCCGGTGCGAGGAGCTCGCATGTGGGTTCACCTATGGTCTTGGCCCCGTATGGTCCGTAAGAGTCCGGATTCTCGACCACTATCGGGACTACCTCAGGCATGTCCATGGACGTGGCGATGAGGTATTCGTCGAAATTGCTCGTCCTCGTGACGCCCCTTGCCATCTCGACCTCCTCGAGCAAGCCGTACCCCAGTCCCATCGCCACGCCCCCGTATATCTGGCCTTCCACCGTCGCGGGGTTTATGGCCCTGCCTACATCGTGGGCAGCGGCAACCTTCAGCACTTTGACCTTGCCCGTCTCGGTGTCCACCTCCACCTCAACGGCCTGGCACCCGTATACGTAGGTGAAGTACGCCCTTCCCTGACCGCGCTCTTCGTTCCACCAGACCTTCGGGCCCTTGTACCATCCAAACGCGGCCATGAGCTCGCCCCGGTCGTACGCGGCCTTCGCAACGTGGCTGAAGCTCACGTTTCGCGCCGGATCGTCTTCCGCGAATATCCTCCCCTCGGAGGCAACTAGCGCCTCGGATGACGTGCCGAGCAGCTCTCCGGCAACCGCCAGGAGCGTATGCCGGACCTTCCGGGCCGCGTCGCGCACGGCGTTCCCACCCATGGTGGTGCTCCGCGACGCGACCGTGGGCCCCCCGTCGGGGATGAGAGAGGTGTCGGTATCAACGAACACTATCGATTCGAGGTTGCACCCGAGCTCCTCCGCTGCGATCTGGCTGAATATCGTGCGAAGCCCTTGACCGTTTTCCGCAAGGCCGGCGTACACGTATACGCTGCCGTCCTGCTGCACGGAGACGATGGCGCCCGTGGCGTCCACGCCTTCACCGCCGAGGCTTACGCCGCGGTAACTCGCAGCAAGCCCGACGCCACGTACAGTTCTCGTTCCCGCCTCGCGCGCCGCACCAGCGCGGGACGTCCTCTTCTCACGGTACCCGATGGCGTCCGCAGCCTTCCGGATTACCTCCGCGAGGCTCACCACGTGATCGTCAAGAGCCTGCCCGGTCGCTGTGACAGACCCCTGCCGAAACCCGTTCTTGAGCCGAAGGTCCAGAGGATCCATGCCCAGCTCCGCAGCGAGCTCGTCCATGAGCGACTCGTGGGCGAAAGTGATCTGCGGGCTTCCGAATCCCCTCATGGCTCCGGTGTATGTGTTGTTCGTGTACACGCCGTACACGTCGGTCTTCACGTTCGGAACCTCGTAAGGCCCCGTCGCCTGGACGACCGAACGCCACGTCACGAACGGCGTCATGGAGGCGTATGCCCCCGCGTCTGCCGTGATGCTGATCTCCATCGCCCGCAGCTCGCCATCTCTTGTGGCTCCCGCCTTGTACCTGAGCACGTAAGGGTGCCTCTTGTACCCTTCCATGATCGATTCTTCGCGGCTGTTCACCATCTTCACAGGCCGCCTCGTCTTGAGCGCCGCCAGCGCAACCCTCGCGCACATGCAGGACATGGTGTCGTCCTTTCCCCCGAACGATCCTCCCATCGCGCACTGCACGATGCGCACCTTGTTGAGACTGACGCCCAGGACCTCCGCTACCACGCGCCTCGCGGTGAACGGATTCTGCACAGACCCGTACACCGTGACCGACCCCTCGTTCGGGTTGGGCACCGCCACCGCCGCTTCGGGTTCGATGTATGCGTGCTCGATGAACTGGGTGCGGTATTCGTGCTCGATCACGATGTCGGACGCGGCAAAGCCCGCGTCCACGTCGCCCTTGCGGACCTTGTGATGGTTGACGATGTTGCCGGGCGTATCATCGTGCAGGACGGGCGCACTCTCCGCCATGGCTTCCTCAGGGGAAAACACAGCAGGGAGTTCCTCGTAGTCCACCCGCACGAGCCCGAGCGCCATCTCGGCCGCGTCGACGGTATCGGCCACGACAACCGCCACGCCATCGCCCAGGTAGCGCGTCTTGTCGAAGGCGAGCACAGGCATGTCGCGCCGCACGGGCCCGAACGTCTTGGCTCCCGGAATGTCCTCGTGAGTGAGGACAGTGACTACTCCCGGGACCTTCAAAGCTTCCCTTGCGTCTATCCGCACCAGCCTCGCATGCGGGAACTTCGCTCTCAATACCTTCGCATGGAGCATCCCATCGAAGTACAGGTCGGCCCCAAACTTGGCCCTCCCGGTGACCTTCTCAACGGCGTCCACGCGCCTCGCACGGCGGTGCACAACGCAAAATCCGTTCTCGCGGCCGCCGTCGGCGGTTTCATCTCGAGCCATCGTCACGCCTAGCAGGCCTCCTTTCCGACGCCGTGCTTGATCATCCACTCAACCGACCACGACGGTCGCCGCTCTTTCCCCGGCTTCCAGGGCGTGCTTCTTGAGAGCCGTGTACACCCTCTCCGGGGTTGCCGGTATGTGTGTCACCCATATGCCGGTCGCATCGTGGATGGCGTTGGTTATGGCGGGGGTGATGGGCACGCACACCGCCTCGCCTATCCCCTTCGCTCCGAAAGGACCCGACGGCTCTGGCTCCTCAACTATCACTGTCTCTATGTCAGGCGCGTCCATGGACGTGGGTATTATGTACGTGGAGAAGTTCGGTGTCTTGGTGATCCCCCGTTCGATGATGGTGTCCTCCATGAGGGCGTATCCCATTCCCATGACCACGCCGCCCTCCGACTGCGCCTCAATGCCAGCTGGGTTTATTGCCTTACCCGGGTTGGGAATGGACACGGCCCGAAGGACCTCGACTTCCCCGGTGAGCGTATTCACCTCAACGAGGGCGAGCTGGGTGATGTATGAGTAGATCAAATGTGGAAGGCCGAAATACCCTTCCAGGCCCCGATCTGCCACCGGCCAGATGAAGTGCCCATCAGCCCTCACCTTCTTGCCCTGGCCTTCGGCCATGCGGGCGATCTCGCTGAACGACAGTCGCCCGCGCCCGCCGGAGGACACGGCGTCCCGGTCCGAACACGAGCTCGCTTCCACGCCTCCCGGCCCGAAAGCGATGGCGTCCTTGGGTACTCGCAGCGCCTCCGAAGCAATGTCCGCCAGCTGGTCACGTATCTTGGCGGCCGCGCATCGGATCGCGTTGCCGCCGGTGTACACCGATCGCGACGCCGTCGACGTGCCACAGTCCAGAGTGTGCCTTGAGTCCCCCGAAACGACTACGATATCCTCCAGAGAGCAGCCCAGGCTGTCCGCGGCCATCTGGGCGAAGGCCGTGGTATTGCCCTGACCTATCTCGGGACAGCTCACTCCCACGGCGAACCGCCCATCGGACAGCAGATCGATGGTGGCGGCCCCGTAGTCCGGCAACCCGACTCCGAGCCCGCACCCATGAAGCTCCGTGGCCAACCCGACGCCCCGTCTCTTGTAGGGCGCGGAAGGTCGCGCCTTCAGCTCCTCGCGACGTTTCCATAGCTCACACTGTGACGCGGCCCCGAGGGTGGCCAGAGCCCCCACAGACGCCGTCATGGTGTGGCCAAGCGCCGCCACGTCTCCGCGGCGGACTGCGTTCTTGCGCCGGAACTCGATCTTGTCCATGCCGAGCCGCTCGGCTATCATATCGACCTGGGTCTCCAAGGCGAAGGTGACTTGGTTCGCGCCGAAACCCCGGAACGCGCCGGCCAAGCCGTTATTGGTGTAAACGCAGAACCCCTCGAGCCTCACGTTGGGAACGCGGTAAGGCCCGCACGAATGCTCGATGGCAAGATTGACCACCGGACCTCCCAGGGACGCGTACGCCCCCGTGTCTGCGACCACCCGGACCTCGTTGGCAAGGAGCGTCCCGTCAGCCGCCGCCGCGGTCTTCATGCGGATCTTCATGGGATGGCGCTTCATGCCGGCGACCACCGATTCCTCGCGGGAAAGCACGATCTTCACGGGACGGCCGGTGCGAAGGGCAAGGAGAGCGAGGTAGATCTGAACGGTTATCTCATCCTTTCCCCCGAACGCGCCGCCCGCCGGGGTCGATACGACGTGGATCTTCTTGGGGTTCATCCCGAGGGCGCGGGCTATCTGGAGCTGGTCCCTGAACGGATGTTGGCTTCCGCACCAAACCGTGATGTCACCATGCTCATCCATCGCGGCGACCCCGCTCTCGGTCTCCATGAAAGCGTGCATCTGCCGGGGAGTGTAGTACGTGTTCTCCACCACCACCTCCGCCTCACGGAATGCGGTGTCCACGTCCCCTCTTTCCACCTTGATGCGATGGTGGACGTTCCCTCCGTCATGCACTTTGGGCGACGATTCGAGCATCGCGTCCTCCGGGTCCTCAACCACCGGTAAGGGCTCGTACTCAACGCTGATGGCGCCTAGGGCCTCTCTCGCCTTCTCTTTGGAGACAGCGGCGACGAGAGCTATCGCGTCCCCCATGTAACGGACCTTGTCGGAACAAAGCACGGGCTGGTCCGGAATGACGATTCCGAAGCCGTTCAGACCGGGCACGTCCCTGTGGGTCATCACGGTGACCACGCCTTCCATGGCTTCGGCCTTTGACGTGTCTATCCCTCTTATCAGAGCATGAGGATGCTCACTCCGAAGCACAGCTCCCCAAAGCATGTCGGGAAACGACAGGTCGGACATGAACTTGAGCTTGCCAGTGACCTTGTCGAACGCGTCAATGCGGCTGACCCGGGCACCCACCCACTTCGGCTCGTTCACACGCGTCCCTCCTCGCAGAGCTCGGCATTCCCGTCCGTCGGCGCCCCGCTTTTTCACGACAACGCCCGTGTGGTCACCCGCCCCCCACCGGCGTGAGGATGTGCACAGCCGCGCCGTCGCTGAGCGGGGTTGCTTCATCTGCCCGCATCCCGTTCACGAGCACGATGATGTACACCCTATCTTCTATCCTCAGGCGATCCAGTAGGTCGCCAAGCGTGGCACCCTCCTTGAGCTCCAGCTCGAACTTGTCTCTCTCCGCGTACCTGCGCATGGTGCCGAACAGAACGACGTTCACTTTCATGCCTGCCGAACCTCCCCGGCGCCGTCTCGATCGACCAGCAGTCCCAGCAAACCCTCGTATAGCAGGTTGCAAGCCATCTCGCGCCGGTACGCCTGCGAGCCCCTGACATCGGTGATCGGCACGACGTCGCGGAATGCGAGACCCGAGACGTATCTCGCCTCCTCAGCGTTCAGCCTTCTCCCGCGCAGGGCGTTCTCCGCCGTACGAGCCCTCACGACGGTCGGAGCCACGGATCCGAAGGCGACACGCACCTCATCGAACACTCCGGGGCCAAGGCGCCGGGCGACGAAAGCCGCGTTCACGACGGATATGGCCATCGCCTTCCTCTGTCCCAGCTTGCGGAAGAACGAGACGTGTCGCGGCCCGAGAGCCCGAAACTTAACCCCGAGGACCAACTCGTCAGGACGGAGATAAGACCTCTTCGGTCCCACGAAGAACGACTCGACGTCCACCGTGCGAGTTCCTCGGGGACCCCTCACTTCCACGGATGCCTCCAAACAGAACAGCGGTGGTATCACATCCCCCGCCGGGGAGGCGGTGCAGATGTTCCCTCCGATCGTCCCCCTCGCCCTTATCTGGGGAGAGCCGACGCACGCGCACGCCTCGGCGAGAAGCGGAGCGGCCGTCCTCACCACGCGGGACGCCGCGATGGCTTCATGGGTCGTGAGTGCGCCTATCCACACCACGTCGCCTTCGGCGACGCTTCCAGGCTCGTCCTCGCCCGCTGCCAGCACCCCTGTCTCCCCTTCGACTCGCACCCCCTCGAGCTCCCCCAGCCGACTGATGTCGACGATGACCGCGGGGACGCGCTTTCCCTCCTTGAGCTCGACCACGAGGTCGGTTCCGCCCGCCATTACGCGCGCCTCCGGCCCCCAACTCGCGAGGGCTTCCACGGCTTCGTCCAGACTCTTGGGGACCACGACCCCTACCGGCATTGCGCCAAATGGCTTCACACCGCTCCCACCTTTGGTTCGAGCCGTATACGCCCGTACACCGGGCAGACCGTGGCGCACATCCCGCAGCCCTTGCACTTCTTCTCGTCCACCACGGGCAGACGATCCTCACCGAGCTCGATCGCTTGATGCCCCCCGTCCCTGCAGGCGACGTAGCAGATATCATCCTTGACGCAGGTCTTGTGATCGATGGTCGCAACCACCTTGTGCAGGCGGGAGAGCCGAGAGTGTTCGACGATGTACGGGAGGGACTTCCCGACGAGCTCACGGACGGAGTTCATGCCTTTCTCCTCGAGGAACACATCCAGCCCATCGATGAGGTCCTCGATGATCCTGAATCCGTGGCGCATCACGGCCGTGCAGAGCTGGATGTTCGTCGCGCCAACCAGGAGGAACTCCGCGGCATCGCTCCACGTGCTTATTCCACCGGCCGCGGCGATGGGGATGTCCACGGCCTTCGCGATCTCCGCGACGCACCGGAGGGCCACAGGCTTTATCGCCGGCCCCGAGTACCCGCCGAACGCGGAATACCCGCCCACGTTCGGGTATGGAATGAAGGTATCTAGGTCTATGCCTATGAGGCTCTTGAGGGTGTTGATGGCACACACGCCGTCTGCCCCCGCTCTCTTCACGGCGCGCGCCGCCTCGGTGATATCGGCTATCTGCGGTGTCAGCTTGATGATGACCGGGACGCGCCGGGCGGCCTCCTTGACCCAGCGCGCGGTACGCTCAGTGAGCTCGGGGTCTTGTCCGATCGTCGAGCCCATCCCCCGCTCGGGCATGCCGTGGGGACACGAGAAACTGCATTCGATGAGGTCCACTCCCGCGGCCTCCAGCCTTCGCACGAGCTCCTGCCAGTCCTCCTTCTTCGCCCCCATGATGCTCGCCCCGACCACTCTGTCCGGGTACTCTTTCTTGAGTGCCCTTACGTCCTGTTCGACTTCGTCTATGTGACGCTCGGAGATGAGGTCGATGTTCTCGAGGCCCATCAGCTTCTTGTCTTCGTAGTCGATCCCCGCCATCATCGGGTACACGAGCTCAACGACCTCGGTCTCGACAGAAGTCGTCTTGAGGATCGCGCCGCCCCAGCCCGCCTCGAACGCTCTGGCGACCATCTCCGCGTTGTCTGTAGGCGGCGCAGCCGCGAGTGTGAAGGGATTAGGGAACTTCACTCCGCAGAACTCGATGGATAAGTCCGCCATCTCCGGTCCCTCCTGCAGGCAAGAATGCGTGCTTTCCGCTCCTCACGGCCGTCCGCCGCCCTGGCGAGGATGGAGGCTGGAGGGCTCGGGCCACCCACGTTTTTTCCCCAAGGTCTCTTGGGGATACGAGCTCGTGCCCGGCCGCGGATCCCGCTACGGCGCTAGGACGACCCTGCATCGCTTCCAACTTCGGTTGGGAATGTATGCGTCAGGATCAAGGGATACTGCCATCACCGGATGCCTCGTGCAGATCACGTGAACCTGGTCGCGCCCGGTGAGCGTGACTCTCTCTCGCGTCTTACGTTCACCGCCGTCGAGGAGCACATCTGCCTGAACGGGCCCGACCGCATCGCCCGAATTGATCAAGGCGAACTTCGTCACGAAGCCGCCCCCGGGTCTCGGAGAACAGCGCGCGTTTCGGATCTCGTAGGCGAAACTCGAGGTCGTGCCGAGCCACTCCTTCATCAAGCTCTCGACCGGTTTGCCCGACACTCTCTGTGCGACCTTGACGAACTCCGCAAGCCCGGACGGCTTCGCGCGGTACAGTGATACATGCAGCCTGAGCGTCTCGAAGAACGCCTCATCCCCCAGAAAGTGGTGGACCATCCTGAGCCCCAGGGCCGCCCGGATACACACATGCCTGGGCGCGTCCAGCACCTTGCTCCTCGCCCATGAGAGAACGCTCTCCTCACCGCCTGGGCCGATGGCACAATCCGCGTGGTACCTATCGATCTCCTCGTGGACGAGCGCGGCTCTCGCCTCATCCCCGAGAACGCGTCCCACGACCTCGTACGCCATCAACCGAGCTAGCGCTTCGTGGAACCAAGTATCGCGGAACCCCACCGATATCGGGCTGCCCCACCAGATGTGAGCGGTCTCGTGAGCGAGAGCCGCCACAAGACGCACTGTGGGCTCCTCCCCCGGATACCTGCGCCTCAGTACCGCTGTGAACCGCCTGGCCTCTGGCTCACCGAGAATCGAGGCGTAGGCGTCGATGACCCGGCAGAAGAGCTCCATCGCGCGCAAGCCTCCGTCCTTGAGACTAGGCCCTAGATAGAGGTCAAGCTGCACGCCTCTGTGGACCCTGCGCTCCAAGGTGAACCTGCCCGCCGCAAGCGCGAGGCCAGAAAGAGGATCCCTTACTTCCCACACGTAGACAGCCTGATCATCCGTCTGGGACGATAGCACCAGGTCTCCGTCCACGACCGCGGTATTCCCGGGAAACGTCGCGCACGACACCCTCGCGGTGAACGAGTCGAACCCAGCCCCCACGGGGTACCACGCCGACCTGCGCGAAAGGCGCAGCCCGCCCTCGTCGACGTGCGTCCACCTGCCTCCCACCGGCCGCCCAGCGTACACGAAAGTGATCCGCGCTTCACGTCCTTCGTCGAAAGGCTCCGGCAGATTGACCCATACGGCCTTGAGTCCGGGTGCGTCAGCAAGTTCAGTCTCCCGCGTCTCCAACCGCTCGCCGTCCATGACCACGGCCCGCACGGCGAGCCCGCTGTTCAATACGAAACAGTGCCTCGTTGCACCTGATACAAGAACCTTCAGTGCTACGATGGCTGTGGCCTCGATCTTCCCTAGTTCGACATCGGTCCGCACAGAGATGTCGTAGCGCGTGACCGTAGCCTCGTCGCCCGCGCGAGCGACCGAGGAGAAGAGATGAGCCCTTTTCTGTCTGGCCACCCAGCCCACGCCCATCGCCTGGTTCTCACCTCCATGTGTTCGAGTGACATGGGACGCTCACTGAAGGTACGCGTGGATGGCCCGGGCTGCCTTCCTCCCTTCCGCGACAGCCTTCACGACAGTGGCGCCGCCATCTACCGCATCCCCGCCCGCGAACACACCTTCGATGGGCGTCATCATGGTGCTCTGATCCACCGGGATGAGCCCGGCCACGAAGGCAGCCGCGCCGGAGGCGACGAGCCCGCCGCCACCGAAGAGCTCAACGAGCTCCGGCCTGGGCGCCTGGCCCACAGCCACTATGACGGTACGTACCTCGATCATATGCTCGGTCCCGGGAATCATTTCAGGCCGTTTCCGACCACCGGCATCCGGCTCTCCCAGGCGAGTGCGCACACACTCTACCGCCGCGAGGCGCCCTCCATCACCGACGAACCTCACGGGGGCTGTGAGGAACTCGAACCTTACCCCTTCCGCCAAGGCGAATTCGTATTCCCTTCTCCATGCCGGCAATTCCTCGCGAGACCGTCGGTACACCACCACGACCTCTGAGGCGCCGCAGCGAAGCGCGGAACAGGCCGCATCCATCGCCACGTTTCCGCCACCGATCACAACCACCCTTCCCTCGAGGCGAGCGCAGGCGCCCGTTGCGACGCTCCTCAGAAACTCCCCGGCCTTGAGGACCCCATGAAGACCCTCTCCCGGGATCCCTAGCGAAGACACTTCTCCCAGGCCAGGCGCGAGGAAGACAGCGTCACACGACCTGCGGATCGCTGCCATCGACACGTCCCTGCCAACCCAGACCCCTTTGCTTACCTCGAGGCCGGGCGATGCGAGCACGGCGTCGACCTCAGTCTTCGCCACGGCAAGCGGCAGCCGGTAACGCGGTATTCCGTGGACGAGCAGCCCGCCGAGATTCTCCTCGCCCTCGTACAGCGTCACGGCATGCCCCAGCCTTACAAGCTCGTGAGCGCAAGCGAGCCCGGCCGGACCCGAGCCAACGACCGCGACCCTCTTGCCCGTGGGCGCGGCGGCGTGTGGCAGCTTGATCCCCCTCTTCGCCTCCTCGTCCGCCGCGAATCTCTGCAACGCCGCGATGGCGATCGGCTCCGAAAGGTTCGTGCTGGAACACCTTTTCTCGCAGAGCTCTTCCGCCGGGCAGACCCTTGCACAAACCCCTGCGAAGACGTTGGTCTCGCGTATTAGCCGCGCCGCACCGATGAAGTTCTTCGTCTTGAGCCTCCGAATGAACCCCGGAACGTCTACCCCGGCGGGACACCCCGAGACGCACGGCGCGTCATGACAGAAGAGACACCTTGAAGCCTCGGCAAGCACCTCGTGGAGTGCTAATCCTCGCTCCACTTCGTCGAATCCGGCCCTCCGTTCGTCGAGCGGAAGCTCATGCATCCTGGGCCTCGCGCCCATCGTGACGTCTACCTCCCCTTCGGCATTGGCTCGCTGCCGCGCTCGACCAAGAACCCGCAAGCTCTCTCACTCGCGTTTGTTCTTGACGTCGATCATCTCCGCCACAATTGCTACGGCGATCTCCTGAGCGGTCCGGGCGCTGATGTCGAGACCTATGGGCGCGTGCACGAACGCCACGTCTTCTTGGGAAAACCCCTCTTTGAGCAGCGCCTCGAACGTCGCGCGCACTTTCGATCTACTCCCAATCATCCCGACGTAAGCAGGACGTGGCCTGCGTCTCAAGCACTCGGCAAGGACCTCCCGATCGTGGGCGTGGCCTCGGGTCACGATCACCACGTACGTCCGGGCGTCCATGGGGACCTTTCGCGCCGCTTCACCGAGGTCCGAGACGACCACGTCGTCCGCCACGAGCCTCTCCCTATCCGCGAACTCCGGCCGGTCGTCCACGACCACCGCGCTGAACCCGGCCACGGTCGCGATGTGAGCCACGGCCGCGCCCACGTGCCCCGCGCCGAATACCACCGCCCTTGGCCTGGGCGCTATCGGCTCGATGTAAACCGTTGCGGTGCCGCCGCAGATCATGCCCAGACTGTCCTGGGTACCCGGCGCGAGCTCCACCTCGACGAGCCTCGGTCTGCCTTCGGCCAAGGCGTCAAGCGCTTCGCGGATGATCCGGGCCTCAAGGGCCCCCCCGCCGACCGTGCCGAAAGTCGCTCCGTCAGCGAAAACCAGCATCTTGAACCCTGGCAGGCCAGGGGACGACGCCTGGGTCGCGATCACTGTTGCCAGCGCGGCGCTCCCGCCTTCGTCGATGAGGGCTGCTATCGCCTTGTAAATAGCCACGGAATCAGCAAGCCGCGACCCACCGGTTACGGGTCGGCGAGGCGAAGATGCGACGACATAGCCGGAGGGCGACCCGGACGGAGACTCACACCTCGCATCTGGCCTAGATCCCACTCCACTCTCGCGCTCCGTGTTCATGGCAAGTCAGTCCTTTCTCGCTTTCCTCCACAACGCCGATAAGGGCTTCCAAGGCAAGTCCCTTCCGCGGCAAGTCGCTTCCGCGAATCGTCTCTATCCCCTCATCGTCTGCAGAGCCCGTTCGTAGTCTTCGGCTGTATCCAGGTCTTGCACCATCCCCGGCCTGTCGCACTCCACCCGGAGGACCCGGCCCTCGTGGCGCGCGACAAGGTCTCGCAGTCCGTGCCCCTCGAAGGGAAGATCCAGCACCTCTTGTCTGAGCGAGCCCGCAAACAGCGTTGGGTGCCCGCCACGACCGCGGCACGTCGGCACCACGATGTCCACCGGAGGCAGCGCGGACCGATAAGCCTGAACGACGAGGGCGTAGTCTCGCGACGAGATGCCGGGCTGATCCGCCGGGGCGACGAGGAACGCCTCTGTCTCTGGATCGAGC contains these protein-coding regions:
- the preA gene encoding NAD-dependent dihydropyrimidine dehydrogenase subunit PreA; this translates as MADLSIEFCGVKFPNPFTLAAAPPTDNAEMVARAFEAGWGGAILKTTSVETEVVELVYPMMAGIDYEDKKLMGLENIDLISERHIDEVEQDVRALKKEYPDRVVGASIMGAKKEDWQELVRRLEAAGVDLIECSFSCPHGMPERGMGSTIGQDPELTERTARWVKEAARRVPVIIKLTPQIADITEAARAVKRAGADGVCAINTLKSLIGIDLDTFIPYPNVGGYSAFGGYSGPAIKPVALRCVAEIAKAVDIPIAAAGGISTWSDAAEFLLVGATNIQLCTAVMRHGFRIIEDLIDGLDVFLEEKGMNSVRELVGKSLPYIVEHSRLSRLHKVVATIDHKTCVKDDICYVACRDGGHQAIELGEDRLPVVDEKKCKGCGMCATVCPVYGRIRLEPKVGAV
- a CDS encoding NAD(P)-dependent oxidoreductase, whose translation is MGARPRMHELPLDERRAGFDEVERGLALHEVLAEASRCLFCHDAPCVSGCPAGVDVPGFIRRLKTKNFIGAARLIRETNVFAGVCARVCPAEELCEKRCSSTNLSEPIAIAALQRFAADEEAKRGIKLPHAAAPTGKRVAVVGSGPAGLACAHELVRLGHAVTLYEGEENLGGLLVHGIPRYRLPLAVAKTEVDAVLASPGLEVSKGVWVGRDVSMAAIRRSCDAVFLAPGLGEVSSLGIPGEGLHGVLKAGEFLRSVATGACARLEGRVVVIGGGNVAMDAACSALRCGASEVVVVYRRSREELPAWRREYEFALAEGVRFEFLTAPVRFVGDGGRLAAVECVRTRLGEPDAGGRKRPEMIPGTEHMIEVRTVIVAVGQAPRPELVELFGGGGLVASGAAAFVAGLIPVDQSTMMTPIEGVFAGGDAVDGGATVVKAVAEGRKAARAIHAYLQ
- a CDS encoding nucleotidyltransferase family protein; amino-acid sequence: MRRALTGMSCGAVILAAGESRRMGRLKQILPWGDRTVVEAAVDAALGVPCIDEVVVVVGHEAHRVASVLSSRPRPRMRVVENCDYLLGMLSSVKAGVKALDPETEAFLVAPADQPGISSRDYALVVQAYRSALPPVDIVVPTCRGRGGHPTLFAGSLRQEVLDLPFEGHGLRDLVARHEGRVLRVECDRPGMVQDLDTAEDYERALQTMRG
- a CDS encoding MoaD/ThiS family protein, which gives rise to MKVNVVLFGTMRRYAERDKFELELKEGATLGDLLDRLRIEDRVYIIVLVNGMRADEATPLSDGAAVHILTPVGGG
- a CDS encoding xanthine dehydrogenase family protein subunit M, which codes for MKPFGAMPVGVVVPKSLDEAVEALASWGPEARVMAGGTDLVVELKEGKRVPAVIVDISRLGELEGVRVEGETGVLAAGEDEPGSVAEGDVVWIGALTTHEAIAASRVVRTAAPLLAEACACVGSPQIRARGTIGGNICTASPAGDVIPPLFCLEASVEVRGPRGTRTVDVESFFVGPKRSYLRPDELVLGVKFRALGPRHVSFFRKLGQRKAMAISVVNAAFVARRLGPGVFDEVRVAFGSVAPTVVRARTAENALRGRRLNAEEARYVSGLAFRDVVPITDVRGSQAYRREMACNLLYEGLLGLLVDRDGAGEVRQA
- a CDS encoding XdhC/CoxI family protein, which produces MAIYKAIAALIDEGGSAALATVIATQASSPGLPGFKMLVFADGATFGTVGGGALEARIIREALDALAEGRPRLVEVELAPGTQDSLGMICGGTATVYIEPIAPRPRAVVFGAGHVGAAVAHIATVAGFSAVVVDDRPEFADRERLVADDVVVSDLGEAARKVPMDARTYVVIVTRGHAHDREVLAECLRRRPRPAYVGMIGSRSKVRATFEALLKEGFSQEDVAFVHAPIGLDISARTAQEIAVAIVAEMIDVKNKRE